A genome region from Macrobrachium rosenbergii isolate ZJJX-2024 chromosome 42, ASM4041242v1, whole genome shotgun sequence includes the following:
- the LOC136827649 gene encoding neuropeptide-like protein 30, which yields MKFASLVLALLLAVSALFTTASANPVADPEPFKKFKKGGFGGGFGKKGGFGGGFGHAPIYQPVHVIPVPVHVGGGYGHGGYGGGFGGGFGGGYGGGFGGGYGHGW from the coding sequence GCTTCCTTGGTCCTCGCCCTACTGCTGGCAGTGTCCGCCCTCTTCACGACGGCCTCCGCAAACCCCGTGGCCGACCCGGAGCCCTTCAAGAAGTTCAAGAAGGGCGGCTTCGGCGGCGGCTTCGGTAAGAAAGGCGGCTTCGGAGGCGGCTTCGGACACGCCCCCATCTACCAGCCCGTCCACGTGATTCCAGTTCCCGTCCACGTCGGTGGCGGGTACGGGCATGGCGGGTATGGCGGTGGTTTCGGTGGCGGTTTCGGCGGCGGGTACGGCGGTGGTTTCGGCGGCGGATACGGCCACGGGTGGTAG